The genomic interval TCCCTGTGCTACGTGCTCCTGATCTGGGTGCTGACTGTGGTGGCCATCGTGCCCAACCTCTTCGTGGGCTCGCTGCAGTACGACCCGCGGGTATACTCCTGCACCTTCGTGCAGTCGGCCAGCTCGGCCTACACCATCGCCGTGGTCTTCTTCCACTTCATCCTGCCCATCCTCATCGTCACCTACTGCTACCTGCGCATCTGGGTCCTGGTCATCCAGGTGCGGAGGCGGGTGAAGCCGGACAACCGGCCCAAGCTCACGCCGCACGACGTCAGGAACTTCGTCACCATGTTCGTGGTGTTTGTCCTCTTCGCTGTGTGCTGGGCGCCGCTCAACTTCATCGGCCTGGCGGTAGCCATCAACCCGGACGCCGTGGCGCCAATCATCCCTGAGTGGCTCTTCGTCTCCAGCTACTTCATGGCCTACTTCAACAGCTGCCTTAACGCCATCGTCTACGGGGTGCTCAACCAGAACTTCCGCAGGGAGTACAAACGGATTATCGTCTCCGTCTGCACCGCGCGGATCTTCTTCCAGGACAGCTCCAACGACGCTGCCGAGAGGATCAAGAGCAAACCGTCCCCCTTAATGACGAACAACAACCAGGTCAAAGTGGACTCCGTTTGAGAGATCAAAAACGGGTGGAGTGGTggagtgagggtgggggggggggggggggggcgtgggtgAGGGGGTTGGAGTGGGCGCACTGTGAAACACATACCAAATACAATTTGAAACTGCTTCCAAACTCTGAACTGTCAGTGAACTGTACTCTCACTTCTATACAACTGAACCAACAGGGCGTGTGTATGTCTTTCTTACTGAGCACTCTTGTTTCGAAGGTACCTTAAAGATACATTTCCCATTTGTTTCAATGTTTACAGTGATGATGTCAACAAATCCATGGAAgacttatgtatttattttatatgaagtATATTAAGGGTATCTTTCACCCCTGAATAGTGGCTATGGGAtgcaaaattacaaatattatgCCAGAAAGCCAAGTATTATATGGTAAATTCTGACTGGCAGCAGATATAACCAAAACTGTTACAGAGCTCACTTTGTTAAAATGACCTCACAAGTATGAAACTGTTATTATTCTGGGCAAAGCAGTACACTGGGTTGTTATACCATGTCAGCTTGCCCTTAAAACTGTTCCCATCGTAAAAtggcataaataaaaaaaatcaactatgGTTCATCTGTCAAAGCTCTTTTTCTCAATGATTTATATAAAACCCAGTCTGTGTTTATCTTTAAAGGTTTTGCTTTGCCATGAGAAAGCAGTGCTTTGTTAACCCACTGTGAGTGAAGTTACCATGTGCTGACAGTTAAACTGTTAATCACTGACCCatatatgttatttaaaagaCATAGTTGTCATAGTAGAACACCATGCTAGTTTACATTAGTGAGTTTTtgatatacatatgcacatacgaGCTCCATCCACTTTGGGTTTCATTCTCATTTTCCAGTGACCAGTAAAAAACACGAGAACATAAGAGGTTTAATGAGAAGAGCAGGCCATTTTTCCCATCCTAGCTTGTCATTTTTGGCTACAGTCTAGAGCGTATGTAGTACTCTGTAAAGTGTGGTCACACACTCTGAACTACGGACCCCAAGCTATTCCATGCATTCATAACTTTGAGTGGAAAAAGAATATTACTTAGCGTGTAGTTTACCTTTAAGTAATTTAAAGTTACAAAATCTTGTTCTGCTGGCAGAATTCAGATTACCTCATAAAGTCCTGTACTCATGAGCAGTCTTAATTATGTCCCCGAATAAATACGAGGAACAATGACGGACACAatgttcttttcagtttttggcTCCATTTGAAATCATTGGGGCTAATTTTACAGTACCCCCCATGGCgtgttttgttttaactgcCCTCGGTGCTTGAAATTCGAAggcaaaacaactgaaatacGAGCTTGCGCGGCTGTCCAAGATAAATAAACTTTGAAGCCAATGACTGCAGTTTAATTGCACTTAAACACAAGAGCAAATAATCTGATCTGCGCAGGCATACACTGCCGTGCATGGTTAAGTGATGCTCCCTGCGGGGCCGGGCTCCTAGCCTGTGGTGACCACATGGAGGACACTGGCCTCTCAGAACTTCACAGGTAGTTTTCGATCCTCCTTTGAAGCCCCGCAGTCAACAGAGGATTTAAAGTGTTACCTAACATCCGCACTCTGTGAAGTTGAAAGGCAGGGTGAAGGCTCGCCTGACCAGCGGTCAGGTTGTGCTTTGTCTTCCCATCGGTTGCGTAACTCCATAATGCACTGGTGGCTGGGAAGGCTAGCATTTGTTTTTTCCCATGTCACCGTAATTGTCTCTTAATCCAGAACAGTGTGGGAGTGAATGGAGCTGAGTACAAAAAATTCTATAAATAAAAATCCTGAGGATTTTACTCTGATCTCAAACAGAATTTATGCACCAATCTGACTCTGTACTATTATGGCCATGACAACACTCGATAAAAAcattatgcaaattaattattgctcgtgaattattattactacGTGAGttatcactgaaaataaatatattgggTCAGAATATTTCCATGGAAACACACTTTCAAATCTTAAACCAAGGGATAGTCCTAGATCTTGCCCTTAAAACTATCTGCATCATAAAATGacgtaaataaaaaaaaaaaaaaaaaaatcaagtctgGTTCATCTGCCAAAGCTCTTTTTAAGGTTTTGCTTTACCCATTGAGGGTGCAGTTGCCATGTGCCATTAATCACTGACCCAgacatttaaaagacaaagtTGTCATAGCAGAACACTATGATTAGTTTAAATCAGTAAGTCTTTGATAGCACATGCaagctccacccatttttgGTTCATTCTGCCTCAGTTTCCTGTGACCAGTTATAAACATGTCGCTCAATGAGAAACATGAaggcatttttgcatttaaggGATTCAAGCTTCAGCAAACCTTTTAGCATTACCAATATTCAggcataaaatatattttaatattttatggaaTGTGAAACACCAGATATAAAATGCAGTATTACACAGTAAtagtttatatatacatatacacagcaGTGTACGTATACATGCAGAAATACATTGATATATGTAATTGTAATAGGGAATACAATTCACCAAGTATGCATACATTTACTTACATGTTTGAAAgtgcaaatattttatatatttgctACTATATTAcctgcagtgtgatacaggtGGCCACAAATTAAGATACATTCCTATTCCTattattttggattttgatCACTCAGGCTGATAATTTACCTGAAAAGAATGGTCGTGAGGTTTTTGATGAAATCAGATTTTTGTGATTACCAAACTATCAATTTTAGAAGAGTCCATCAGTGGTTGATTGCTTTTTACATAATTGTGTCTAATGTAATATAGTTACCGctgcacacattacattaactcagattaataataacaaaaaggtCTGGTTTCATTAAGACCTGGTTTGAAATAAATTTGACTATAAAGGGTTTTTTGAACTGAAAAGCAATTTTTCTAATTATCGCTGAAAGATGAAGTGTCAAATGCAatcaagcaaaaaataaataatttgccAACAGGTGCACCTTTTTTAAATTGGTATACTTGTTAATCATGTAATACAATCAGAAATGTGTGAAGTGATATAAAGGAAAGTTTCCTGCCTTGCCTATCAgtagctcaccagctgccactcGCACAGGTGGGAAAATGACCAGAGGTGATTGGCCACAGGGACTCCATTGCGGTCAGACACTAAGGCAAGATCATCCAGTCAAGGCTCCAGAACCTGCTCGGTCCCTCAGCCCAGCTGATGGGGCTGACCGCAGACTGACTGCATTTGCTCAGGTTAGAACACAGTGCCTGAGGCTGACATTCCAGCCTAGAGCCGTGTCACACAGTGGCCAGGACAATGcatgagtgtttctgtggagtCAGAAGAAGGTCACGGCAACCTAATCAAATTACCAACATTTACATTGCCTTGTTTGTATAGAAAAGCGGTTTTTATACACGACCGTTGTTTTCGTTGGCGTGCTGGGTTTCGAGGGGTTTTGCTCTGTGGGTTTCCGGTCGATGTGAAAAGTGTAGCCACGGTAGCGAAGCTAAACCCTGGTGGAATTCGATAGGCCACTTTattgtttgacattttcaccGGTTGCATTTATCAGATATTTCCTCTGCTTGCCAAGTAAACACATTTAGACGTATTAGATTGTCTAATCCAGTTTGcctttgatgaaaaaaaatataaaatggctCCAAAAAATCCCATTACTGGCCATGTTTCATGTAGTGCAGAGcctatgaaaaatatttatatatatcaCAAACTGTGAGCATTGCCATACATAACACTGATCGatgtgccattttatttttttatgtttttcatttttggtgacacatttaagaaaaatggCATGCCAGGTGCCTCTTCTGGTATCGATGACCGCACAGCTATGAACTGTGAACGCTTCAATTTTTCTTCCTTATGGTGCCGTGGTCGGAGAGCTTCCttcatttctctccctgtcctctgtgACCCAGCTCTGAGATGGACATGTCATGTTCTGCGCTTCCCTAATGGATGGCAAGGTAGCCTCCGGTGCCACACCGGAGGACGAGCGTGCGGGGTTGCAGAACGACATGGAGCCCGAATGCCGTGGTGCACTTATCAGATGAGAGCACGAGACGTGCCTTTGGCTTCATTCTGTGGAATCGGGAGCTTATTGTAGGCTTTTTGCTCTTCATTCCAGATTCCTCATTCTTCTTTCCAGGCTCTTTGTTCTTTATTCTTAGTTCTTCATTCTAGAttctttgttctctctttctgaaTTCATTGCATTGTGAGTTGTCATGGTTAAAGGGTATCTGTTACTGTAAATGACCGTGATGGTCATTCAGCAGACAACCTGGAATGGCTACCACACAAGTGGATGGTTTTGTTgggtttaaattaaaaaatgtaggtTCCCTTATAGTTGAGTGTTGTAAATACCACCCCCAGTGTCACCACTCAAATGTCGCCTGATAATGTGGTGTTCAGGGACCATCCAAGGGA from Megalops cyprinoides isolate fMegCyp1 chromosome 22, fMegCyp1.pri, whole genome shotgun sequence carries:
- the LOC118769499 gene encoding melatonin receptor type 1A-A-like → MSRYGNFDIRGNVFVVSLAVADLVVAIYPYPLVLTSIFHNGWNLGYVHCQISGFLMGVSVIGSIFNITGIAINRYCYICHSLKYDKLYSDKNSLCYVLLIWVLTVVAIVPNLFVGSLQYDPRVYSCTFVQSASSAYTIAVVFFHFILPILIVTYCYLRIWVLVIQVRRRVKPDNRPKLTPHDVRNFVTMFVVFVLFAVCWAPLNFIGLAVAINPDAVAPIIPEWLFVSSYFMAYFNSCLNAIVYGVLNQNFRREYKRIIVSVCTARIFFQDSSNDAAERIKSKPSPLMTNNNQVKVDSV